CCCGGAACTGTCGTCCGGATTTCCGCGCCGGCTGCCGGCTACCGGCTACCGGCTACCGGCCACCAGCTACCGGCCACCAGCTACCGGCCACCAGCTACCGGCCACCAGCTACAGGAGCAGGTCGTCGACCTGGGCCTCGCCCTCGCGGTATCGGCGGGCGATCTCCGCGCTGCAGTCGTCCGCGGTCCGCTGCAACTGCTGCCGACGCCGCGACACCTGCTGCTCGTAGCGCACGAGCCGCCCCATCGCGGCGCTCAGCTCAAGATCCGTACGCGCCTCCAGATCGGACAGCTCGACCTCGGAGAGCATCTCGGCGGCCAGCAGCCGGTACTCCTCGCTGTACGGCGTCCCCACGGTCACGTGCCGCGCCGAGGAGCGGTGCCGGGCGGGTCCGTCCGTCAGGATCTCCGACAGCCGCGCGACGACCGACGCCTCACCGAGGGCCGGCAGCCCGCGGCCGTCGTCCCGGTCCTGCCGGGGCGCTTCCGTACGCCGTCCCACCTCGGCCCGCAGGATGTCGATCCGCCCCTGCAACAGCCGCCGTACGTAACTCAGATCGGCCTCGTCCCGCTGCGCGTCCCTGCGCAGGCCGCGCAGTTCGGTCAGGCGCAGGACGCCCAGTTCGGGTGCGGGGGGCGCGGTCTCCGGCATCGGACTGACCCTTCGCTGAGTGGGCGGACGCACCGCTGGGACCAACGGCGGCGACAACGACGGCGGCTCCCCCCGGATCAGCGATACGAACCCGGGTGACTGCCCCGTACTCGGTGTGCTCATGTGCCTCAACCGTCCCCTCGACCGGCGCGTGTGAGCATCGTGCCACCCCAAGTGGCCGCTATGTGACCGAGTGCCCCCGATCGGCCCCAGATGGACTGTTAAGGATCAATAAGAAAGCCCCCGTACGGAGGCAGGCCGGGCGCACGGCATGATGGATCCCATGCGTGCGGTGGTGCAGAGGGTGGACGGCGCGAGCGTCGTCGTGGACGGTGAGACGGTCGGGGAGATCGACGGCGAGGGACTGTGCGTCCTCGTCGGGGTGACCCACGAGGACACGAAGGAGAAGGCGGCCCAACTGGCCCGCAAACTCTGGTCCGTACGGATGCTGTCCGACGAGAAATCGTGCTCCGACCTGGACGCGCCGCTGCTCGTCATCAGCCAGTTCACCCTCTACGGGGACGCCCGCAAGGGGCGGCGCCCCACCTGGAACGCGGCGGCCCCCGGCGACGTGGCCGAGCCCCTCGTGGACGAGGTCGTGGCCCAACTCCGTTCGCTGGGCGCGACGGTGGCCACGGGCAGGTTCGGCGCGAAGATGCGCGTCTCACTGACGAACGACGGCCCGTTCACGCTACTGATCGACATGTGATGACAGTCGTGTGAAGACAGTCGTGTGATGACTGTCGTGTGATGACTGTCGTGTGAAGCCCGGTCGGCCTACGGCTCGACCACGACCTCCTGGGCGGCGGCCGTCTCGTCGGCCGTCAGCCGGGCGTCGAGGGGCACGTTCCGCTTGACGAGGGCCAGGGCGATCGGGCCCAGCTCGTGGTGGCGTACGGACGTCGTGATGAAACCGATCTTGCGGCCCTCCGCGCCCTCGTCCGCGAGGCGCAGCTCCGTGCCGTGCGGCGGCAGATGGACCTCGCTGCCGTCCAGGTGCAGGAAGACGAGCCTGCGCGGCGGCTTGCCCAGGTTCTGGACGCGGGCGACGGTCTCCTGGCCGCGGTAGCAGCCCTTCTGCAGATGGACCGCGCTGCCGATCCAGCCCAGCTCGTGCGGGATGGTCCGGTGATCGGTCTCGAAACCGAGCCGCGGCCGGTGCTGCTCGACGCGCAGGGCCTCGTAGGCGAGCAGCCCGACGGCGGGCCCGGCCGCACCCGCGGTCCCGTCCCCGGCGAAGGACTCCAGGTCCGCGCGCGGCAGGAAGAGATCCCGCCCGTACGAGGTCTCGCGGACGACGACACCCTCGGGGACCTCGGCGATGGAACCGGCGGGCAGATGCACGACCGCGAGGTCTCCGGTGCGGTCGGCGACCTCGACCCGGTAGAAGAACTTCATCGACTCCAGGTACGCGATCAGCGCGTCCTGCGTGCCGGGCTCGACGTGCGCCCAGGTCGTCGTGCCGTCGTCGACGAGATACAGCGCGTGCTCGACATGGCCGTTCGCGGAGAGGATCAGCGCCTCGGTGGCCCGGCCCGCCGGGAGATCGCTGACGTGCTGGGTGAGCAGCAGATGCAGCCAGCTCAGCCGGTCCGAACCGGTGACGGCGACCACCCCGCGGTGCGAGAGGTCCACGAAACCGGTGCCGTCGGCGAGGGCACGCTGCTCGCGGAACAGGTCGCCGTAGTGGGCGGCTACGCCTTCGTCCACTCCCTCGGCGGGAACGGCACCGGGCAGGGACAGCAGAGGGCTCTTCATATCCACACAGCCTACGACCCGGTACCGGCCGATTTTATTTCCCGGCGGGGCCCGTACCGGTGCGCGTGCCCGTATCGGTACGGGCACCGCTACCCGTATCGGTACCGGTACCGGCCTTCGCCGCGCACTCTTCGCAGCGGCCGAAGATCGCGAAGTGCTTCATGTCGGTGACGAAGCCGAAGGTCTCGCGCAGCTTGGCCGTGAAGTCGGCGGCCACCTCGACGTCCGCCTCGATGACGTTCGTGCAGTCACGGCAGACGAGGTGGAGGTGATGGTGCCGGTCCGCGAGGTGGTACGTGGGCGCGCCGTGACCCAGATGCGCGTGCGAGACCAGCTTGAGCTCCTCCAGGAGCTCAAGGGTGCGGTACACCGTGGAGATGTTGACCCCCGACGCCGTCTTCCGCACTTCCACGAGGATGTCGTCGGGAGTCGCGTGCTCCAGGGTGTCCACCGCTTCGAGCACGAGCTGCCGCTGAGGCGTGAGCCGGTAGCCACGCTGCCGCAGATCGCTCTTCCAGTCGGCGCCCGCACCCGTCGTGTCCGCGCCCGTGCCTTCGGTGCTGCTTCCAGTGCTCACCACACCGGAAGTCTAGGACTACTTGAAGAAGGCGATGCCGTCGTCCGGCATGTCGTCCGGGAGAGCCTTCGCCCAGCGCTCCACGTCGTCGGGGCTGACGACCTTCTTGAGCTGCGCCGACATGTACGGGCGGAGCGGGACCTCGGGGGTCTGCTTCTCGCCGACCCACATGAGGTCGCTCTTCACATAGCCGTACAGACGCTTGCCGCCGTTGTACGGGCCCGAGGCGGCCGTGCGCGCCACCGCGTCCGTGACCAGGTCGATCTGCGGCTTCTTGGCGGCCAGGTCGCCGTACCAGATCTCCACCACGCCGTCGTCGCGGACCATCACGACCTCGACCTTGCGGTCCTTGTCGATGCGCCAGAAGCCCGACTCGGACTCCAGCGGGCGCACCTTGTTGCCCTCGGAGTCGAGGACCCAGGTGTGCGAGTGGTATTCGAGGAAGTCCCGGCCGTCGTGGGTGAAGCTGACCTCCTGGCCGAAGTTGCACTTCTCGGCGCCGGGGAAGTCGTGAACACCCGCGCCGGTCCACTCACCGAGCAGGAAGACGAGGGGGACGAGGTCCTTGTGCAGGTCGGACGGGATCTCGATCATGAGGTCGGCAGTTCCTTGATGGGGGTCAGCGCTGGCCCTGGTACAGCTTCTTCACGGCGAGCCCGGTGAAGGCGAGAACGCCGACACAGACCAGGACCAGCAGAGCTTCGAAGAAGTACTCAAGCACGGGGTGCTCCTCGGGTGACGCGGTGGTGGGCGGTACAGAGCCGGTCCCCACTCTAGTCGGGCGGGGACCGGCTCTCTCTCCGAGGTCCGCCGGTCAGCCCAGGAGCTGGCTCTGCAGGACCACGGTCTGCTGGAACGGGACCTTCTTCGCGGTGCCCTTGCGGGACTGCACGATCACGGCGACGGTGTCGGCCGCCCCCAGATACGCCTGCCGTACGTGCTCGGCGCCGTACGGCTTCGCCTCGTCGCCGATGACGCGCTCGACGCCGTCGACCACGGAGGTCACCGGGAACCCGTCGTCGCCGTCGGCCGTCTCCGGACTCCCGCGCAGCTCGTAGCGGGGAATGTCGTACGAGGTGAGCTTGCCGGCGAACAGTTCGTCCGCGACGGCGGCCGTGGAGAACCGCAACAGGTAGATCCGGGTGCGGGTGCCGTCCGGTGTGGTCCAGCCGCGTGCCGTGATGTGCCGCAGGCCGTTGTCGGTGAGCAGCTGCCCGAAGGGCTCTCGGTCGTCCTTGACGTACTCCGCCAGGAAGGTCTTCGTCGGGAGCCAGCCGTCCTCGCCGCGCAGCACCGGGTCGGCCTTCGCGCCCTTGGGTGCCGGGAGTACGAGTTCGCGCAGGTCGGCGTGGTGGACTCCGGCCCTGTTCGACTCGGCGAAGGGGCCCGGGCTGCCCGCGGGCAGGGGCGGCCGACTGATCTCCGGGTAGTCCCAGCGTCCGTCCGACGCGGTCTCCAGGCCGGGTACGTCGGTGCGGTCCAGCCGGGTGACGCCGTACGCGGATGCCGTGCCGAGAGCCGCGAAGACCGCGACGGCGGCGGTCCAGCGCAGGGCGGCGCGCAGTACGCGCCGGTCCTTCTTCGCCTTCACCTCAGGCTGTGTCTGCGTCTCCCGCTGTGTCTGCGTCTCCGGCTGCGGCTGCGGCTGCGTCTGCGCCTCGGGCGGGGAGGGCGGCGCTTCGGGCAGAGGTGGCGGGGGTGGCTGGGAGGCCTGGTGGTCGATCAGCTCGGTCATACCGCCTCCCCCGGTTCGGCGATGCGGTCGAGCTGTTCGCGCAGGAACACCGCGACTCCCTTGGTGTTGAGTGGCTTGACCCCGTAAGCGGTGGCGCTGACCAGCACGTCGCCCTTGTAGGCGGAGCAGACCATCAGGTCGAGCTTCTCCTCGGCGTCCTTCGGCGGCAGGAAGCACTGGGCGTTCCTGTGGCCCTCGATCTTCGGGCCCTTGCGGAAGATCTCCAGGGCGTCGAGGAACTCGTTCTGGAAGGTGGCGAGGTCGCGCACGGTCTTCTTGTCCATCTGGGACAGCACGATGTCGACCGTGAAGACCTTGCCGTTGTGGTCGAGGCTGTCGGACGGGCTGACGTAGCTGCGCATCGCCATGCCCTGGATGTGCTGCTTGTCGATCTGCTTCTCCAGGCGCAGCCGCTGGGAGCGGGGCAGGTCGCGGATCGACTGCTTGCGCAGTTCGGTGGCCTGCCGGCCGCTGAACCGGGAGTCGGAGCCGAACTCGTCGATGTCGGGGCCCCGGGTGAAGCCGTCGGCGTCGGGGTCGGTCTCGTAGGGCACGAGCAGGCCGGCAAGGCCGCTCTTGGCGCCGGCCGCCGCCTCCTTCGGCTCTCCGTCGTCCGCCGACTTCTTCGGGAACCGCCACACCGGGGCGCCGGCGTCACGGTCGGCGCCGTCGACGGCCACGGCGGTGAACCCGACACCACCGACGACGGCGACGAGCAGCGCGCCGACCGCGACACCGGCGACGACCCGCGCGGGCCGCATGCGCCGCCGGGGCGCCACGGGCGTCTCCGTGGACGCGGCCTCGCGTGTCTCCGTGGACACGGTCTCGGGCACAGGCGTGGACGCGGTCTCGGGCGTAGGCGTGGGTGCGGCCTCGGGTGCGGGCGCGGGGGCGTCCGGTCCGGCGGGGTTCTCGTTCACAGCCGCTCCATCTGCCGCTCGGCCAGGTCCATGATCGTCTTCTTGGGGACCGGCTTCGTGTCGTAGATCCAGATCTCCATGGCGATGTCGCCGCGCCAGGCGTGTGCCTGGGCCGAGTACAGCGGCTGGTAGCCCGCCACCCGCTGGGGCTCGTCATGGACGTACGCCATGCCGTCCCCCGTACCGGGAACGGACCAGCTGTGGTTGTCGCCCAGGTCCTCGGCCCAGTAGTGCTGGCCTTCGGCGTTACCGGCCGCGGCGGTCTTCTCCTCCTGGCGGTACTGCACGAGGCGGACCTCGACGTCGCGCGTACCGCTCTCGCTCCAGGTGGTGACGGCCGCCCGCCGGAACTCGTCACCGACGAGGTTGCGGAAGGCGTCGCCGGGCTTCGTGTACGAGTCGGCGTACTCGGCGAGCGTCATCCACTCGCCCTCGTCGTCGGTCGCGTAGGCGCCGTCCCCGGCCCCCTTCGGCCGCTCGACCAGCAGCTTGCGCAGGTCGCCGTCGACCTTCACCCGGCGGTCCTGCGCGGCCGACAGCGGCTCGGGGCCCTTGCCCTTGGCCTGCTCGACGACCGGCTGCGAGAGCGACGGCAGCCTGGTGGGCTCGCGGTCGGCCTGGACCAGGTAGCCGGCGCAGGTGCCGGCGATCGTCCCGAGCACGGCGGCCGTGGCAATCAGGAGCGTCGTACGCCCCCGTCGGCGCACCCGCGCCGCCACCGGACCGGAACCCGGCGCTTCTGTTCCTGCAAACGCTTCAGGTCTTTCAGGTACTTCAGGTACTTCGGGTACTTCGGGTCTTTCGGGTACTTCCAAGACGTCGTCCCCCACAGAACGCGAAAGGCGGATTCCGTATCCGCGCGCACAGGAGACCCCTGACCCACTCCCCGGGTTGCAGCGGAGTTGATTACGATTCGGCCATGGCGAAGAAGCTCGTGATCAAGGTGACGGCAGGGGCCGACGCCCCGGAACGCTGCTCGCAGGCCTTCACGGTGGCCGCGGTCGCGGTGGCCAGCGGGGTGGACGTCTCGCTCTGGCTCACCGGGGAGTCCGCGTGGTTCGCGCTGCCCGGCCGCGCCGCCGAGTTCGAGCTCCCGCACGCGGCCCCGCTCCCCGACCTGCTCGACTCGATCCTGGCCGGCGGCCGTCTCACCCTGTGCACGCAGTGCGCGGCCCGCCGTGACATCTCCGAGAAGGACGTCCTCGACGGCGTACGGATCGCGGGCGCGCAGGTCTTCGTGCAGGAGGCCCTGGCGGACGACGCGCAGGCACTCGTCTACTGAGGAGTGCCGCCGTCAGCGGCAACCGGGCCTACCGGCGGCGCTTCTTCCCGTCCAGCTCGTCCCACCACTCGTCGGACCTGTGGTCGCCCGAGGGGTCGTCCCACCAGCGGTCGTCGGGGCCCCGGCGGTTGGCCGTCATCGCGGCGAGCGGCGGGATCACCATCGCCACGACGCACATGCCGACGGCCACGGGGACCGACCAGAGCCGCACGACTCCCCAGGCCAGCACGAACAACCCGATGCACGTCCCCATCATGGCGAAGTAGACGTGCCGCCTTCGCGCATACATACGTCCAGGGTAAGCCGGTTCCGGGCAAGCGGGACAAGCCGAAGGGCCACACCCCGTACCGGAAAGCGTCCAACCCCCGGGGGTGCGGCCCTTCGGCCGTTCATACGGTGCGAACCGCCGGACGGTTCAAGTGGTTCGGAGTTCAGACGGCGATGGCCACCTCGGCCAGGCCGCCCGTCTGGGCGACGACCGTACGGTCGGCCGTGCCGCCCGGCACGAGGGCGCGAACGGTCCAGGTGCCCTCGGCCGCGTAGAACCGGAACTGTCCGGTCGCCGAGGTCGGGACCTCGGCGGTGAACTCGCCCGTCGAGTCCAGCAGGCGGACGTAGCCCACCACCGGCTCGCCGTCCTTGGTCACCTGACCCTGGATGGTGGTCTCACCGGGCTTGATCGTCGAGGCGTCGGGGCCGCCGGCCTTCGCTCCACACATGTTTCGTTTCCGTCCTTGAGTCCTGGTGGCCGTGAGGGGCGGCCCGGAGGGTTACTTGTTGGCGCCGAGCTCGATCGGCACACCGACGAGGGAGCCGTACTCGGTCCACGAGCCGTCGTAGTTCTTGACGTTCTCGACGCCGAGCAGCTCGTGCAGCACGAACCAGGTGAGCGCGGAACGCTCACCGATGCGGCACAGGGCGATGGTGTCCTTCGACAGGTCGACCTGCTCGTCCTCGTAGAGGGCCTTGAGCTCGTCGTCCGACTTGAAGGTGCCGTCGTCGTTGGCGTTCTTCGACCACGGGATGTTGCGCGAGGACGGCACGTGGCCGGGGCGCTGCGACTGCTCCTGCGGCAGGTGCGCGGGGGCGAGCAGCTTGCCGGAGAACTCGTCGGGCGAACGGACGTCGACGATGTTCTGCGAGCCGATCGCGGCGACGACGTCGTCACGGAAGGCGCGGATCGCTTTGTTCTGCGGCTTGGCCTTGTATTCGGTCGTGGGGCGCTCGGGGACCTGCGAACCGTCGACGAGGTCGCGGGAGTCGAGCTCCCACTTCTTGCGGCCGCCGTCGAGGAGCTTCACGTTCTCGTGGCCGTAGAGCTTGAAGTACCAGTAGGCGTAGGACGCGAACCAGTTGTTGTTGCCGCCGTAGAGGACGACCAGGGTGTCGTTGGCGATGCCCTTGCCGGAGAGGAGCTTCTCGAAGCCCTCCTGGTCGATGAAGTCACGGCGGACCGGGTCCTGGAGGTCCTTGGTCCAGTCGATCCGGATGGCGTTCTTGATGTGGTTCTTCTCGTACGCGGACGTGTCCTCGTCGACCTCGACGACGGCCACGTTCGGGTCGTCCAGGTGCTCCTGGACCCAGTCGGCGTCTACCAGGACGTCACTGCGGCTCATGCTCGTTCTCCTCCGGGGCAGTTACGGCGGGGCTGTGCGTCGGTGCGGGGTGCTGGGGTGCGGGTACGCGCTCTGCGGCCGGGGCCGCACGGGCGTACGCGGCGCGGGGGTGGCCCCGACAAGAGGAGTCGAGGGGCCGGTGCGCGGAAGGACGAGGGCTTCCGCTCAGAAGGTGCGACAGAGCATGGCGGCGACGCGGCACAGGTCTACTGCCCGCCGCTTCGTGAGGTCCGCCTGTTGCGTCATGCCGTCGATCGTAGGGACGGAAAGCCGGACATGTCACCGGCGTGTCGCATGTTGAGACGCGATCGTCCGCGATGTGGGATGCGAGGGGCGCGCGGTCTGCCCTCGCGCGCCCTGTGGGTCCTCGGGACGGGCACGGCCCGGGTCCCGCCGCCCGCCGATCTGCTGTGCGGACGGCTCCGTCTCGCCTTTCGGACGGTCGGCGGTTCCCCCGCGAGATCGGTACGTCCGCGAGACCGGTACGTCGTCGGCCGTTGTGCCTACTACCCGACGAGGCTGACGTCCGAACCCTTCACCTTGATGTCGACGCCCTTGGCCGCCGCCTCCACCTTGTCGAGCTTGATGCCGCCCGGCAGGCCGTCGATCTTCTGCTGGAAGTCGGTGATCAGACGGACCTTGTCCTCGGCGAGCTGCACGCCCAGGTTGGGGAGGGAGTCCGCGTTCACCATGACGTTGTCGCCCTTGACGCTGACCGAGCTGAGCACGGAGACCGGGCGGGGCAGCTTCGTGCCGAGCACGGTGGCCTCCACCTCGACCTTGATCTTGCCGTTGCCGCCGTCGGAGAGGCCGACGACCTGGGCGGTGACGCCGGTCGCGACGTCCACGGGCTCGGCCTTGGCCGCCTTCAGGAGCTCGGCGTACGAGATCGTCGCCGTGCCCGTGGCGGTGGCCGCCTTCGCGGAGCTGTAGTCGCCGGAGAACGCGACGCCGCGCATCTGTGCGGTGAGGTTGTCGATGCGGATCTTGGCGGGGACGTCGGCGTCCGTGCCGTTCGCCGCGCCGCTCGTGTCGGCCTCGTAGTCCTTGATGCCGACCTGCACCTCGTCCAGTTCGCCGCCGGCCACCTGGGTGAGGAAGGGGAAGCCCTTGATCGAGACGTCCGGGGTGGTGGAGAGGTTCTCGTTGGCCTTGAGGCGGTCCGCCGCCTCGTCCTCGGCGAAGCCGACGGCCACGCGGTCGGCGATGACGAAGAGGCCGCCGAGGACGATGGTCACGATCAGAAGTATTCGCAATGCTCGCATGTTTCCGTGTTCCCCCACCTCGGCCGGTCTTCTGTACGCGAGGGTAACCCCGGGCGGGGGGCCTCCGGCCGGGGGACGGATCTGTTGTCGATCAGCTGTGACAGGGGGTGGCCGTGATCAGGCCTTTTCCCGCCCCCGCCGCCCCTACCCGTTCCCGACCACATATGGGGGCTGCGCCCCCTCGCCCCCCTTTGTCCTCAAACGCCGGACGGGCTGAGATGTAGCCGGACGGGCTGAAGATGCGCATCTTCAGCCCGTCCGGCGTTTGAGGACGAGCGCGGAGCGCGATCAGGGGGCGAGGGGCGCAGCCCCATGCAGTGACGGGAAGGGTAGGGGCGGCGGGGGCGAGGAAAGAGGAAAAAAGGTCAGATCAGGGCTCGGCCCAGCAGATAGACCGCCGGGGCCGCCGCCGCGAGCGGCAGCGCCACGCCCGCCGTGAAGTGCACGAACCTCGACGGATAGTCGTAACTCGCGACCCGGTGCCCGACCAGCGCACACACCCCCGCCCCGGCCCCGAGCACAGCCCCGCCCGCACCGAGATCCGTGACCCCGCCCATGGCGACCCCCGCCCCCGCCGCCGCGAGCACCGCCACCACGACCGACGCCGCCGTCGGCAGCGGAAGGGCGCGGGCCAGCACGGCCACCGCGACCGCCACCCCGCCCACGACCACCGCGTCCGGCTCCGCCGCGAGATACCCCGTAGCGATGATCGCCAGCGCCGCCGAGACGACCGTGGCCATCAGACCGAGCATCCGCTCGTCGGCCCCGGCACGGCTGCGCAACTGCAGAACCAGGGTCAGCAGGACCCACACGCCGAGCGTGCCGAGAATCGCGGCGGGGGCGTTCTCGCGCCCGGCCACGAGCAGGGCCACGTCCGCCGTGAGCGCACCCGCGAAGGCGAGCGCGATGCCCTGCCGCGCGGGCCACATCCCGTTGAGCCGGAACCAGCCCGCCGCCGTCACCGCCTGCAGGATCACCAGCGGTACGACCAGCGCGTACTGCCCGACCGCCGCCGCGCCGGCGAGCAGCAGTCCGAGGACCCCCGTCAGCACGGCCGGCTGTGCGCCGGGCTCGATGATCGGCGAACGTCCCTCGGCGCGGGCACGCTGTGCGTCGGTGACCCGGGTGTTGCCGGTGACGGTCGCGGGACCGTAACCGTCGGCACCGCCCGGAGCGGGAGCAGGCGCGGAAGCAGGCGCAAGCGCGGCGCCGGGCGCGGGGTTCGCTCCGACCGGAGCCTGCTGACCGGGCATGGGCTGCCCGACCACCCCGTACTGAGCCCCGTACGGCTGCTGCTGCGCCCCGTACGTCCCGTACGCCGCCTCCGCCGGACCCTGCTGCGGCAGATACGCCGTGTCAGCGGCCGGAGCCGCCGGAGCAGCCGACCGGAGCGGCGGCTGGACCTGCGTCTCCCAGGTCTGGCCCTCCCACTGCTGGGTGTACTGCTGCTGCGCGGCGGCCTCGTCGTACTGCTGCTGCCCCGGCCACCCGGCCTGCGGCGCCTGTTGCCCCTGCTGCGCCTGCGGCACTTGCTGCTGGTACGGGTCGTATCCCTCGTAAGGGACCTGGCCCTGGTTCTGCCCTTGGCCCTGATACGGACCCTCGTAGGGCCCCTCGTACGGCTGATCGCTCATCGTCCCGTCACCCTCCTGCGAACGGCGGGAGCACCTCGACCGTGCCGCCCTCGGCCAGCCGTACCGTCTCATGTCCGCGGGTACCCACGGGATCGCCGTCGATGAGGAACGAGCATCGCAGCAGGACGCGGGCGAGTTCGCCGGAGTGTCGTGCGCGTGCCGCGTCCAGCGCCTGCGCGAGGGTCTCCGCCTCGTACGGCTCCTCGGCGACGCCTGCCGCGGCCTTGGCGGCGGCCCAGTAACGCACTGTGCCCTGTGCCATCTGGTTCCTCGATCTTCGGTCAGCTGTGCGGGAAACGGGTTACGGACCCCGTCAGGCTAGGCCCTGTCGACTAACCCGCGTGCGCGGCGGCCCATTCCGCGACGCGGGACAGGAGCCGGTCGTCCGCCGCGTTCTCCGCGTGGCCCATGCCGCGCTCCAGCCACAGGTCCGCGTGGCCGCCGGACGCGGCGGCCAGCATCCGCGGATGGTCCAGCGGAAAGTAGCCGTCGCGGTCGCCGTGGACGATCAGGAGGGGCGTGGGGGCGATGAGGGGAACCGACTCCACCGGTGAGGACGGGACCGGGTCCCATTCGCGGTGATAGATGCGGGTTCGCAGACCGTAGCGGCCGACCGCGCGGCCCATCGGGCGGGTTACCAGCCAGTGCAGGCGCCGCATAGGGGCCGTACCCCGGTAGTACCAGCGGGCGGGTGCGCTGACCGAAACCACCGCGTCCGAATGCGCTCCCGTGCGCCCCTCGTGCTCCCGCTCGCTCTTCGGGTGCAGGGCCGCGTGCCGGAGCACCACCGAGCCGCCCATGGAGAAGCCGACGGTGGCCACCCGGGTGTGACCGAGTTCTCTCGCCCACTCCACCGCCGCCGCCAGATCGAGCACCTCGCGGTCGCCGACCGTGGAGCGTCCGCCGGAGGCGCCGTGGCCGCGGAAGGAGAACGTGACCACGGCCGCGTACTGCGCGAACGCCGTGGCCGCCCGCCGGACGTGCGGACGGTCCAGATCGCCCGTGAAGCCGTGCGCGACCACGATGACCAGGCCGGTTCCGCGTTCGGCCGCGTCGAGTCCACCGGATGCGTCAGATGGGCCGGAGGTGTCCGATGTGTTCGTTCCGGGCTCGTACGCGGCGTCGATCGTCACCCCGTCGGCGGTACGCAGAAACTTTCTCAGCACCCCTCGGGAAGATCGTTCGGCGGCACTTTCCGTACATCCACCCGCCGTCTCAGGTTCTGGACGAATGAAAGATCGCGTCACATGACCTGCCGGACCTTGGCTCATGTGGGCTATTCTCCTTGGCAGAGGACTCGGGCAGCGAAGCCCCCGGGTCCTTTTGCGCTTTCTGGAGCGTTGTATACGAACGCTGTATACGACGTTGAGCAGTGCCGAAAACGTCCTCGCAGGGACCGAGGAGGAACCAGACGTTATGGGCGAGCGAACCGTGCGTGACCGTAGGACGACCCAGGCAGGTGGGGCGCGATGAGCTCTCTGCTGCTCCTCACCAATGCCCTTCAGCCGTCGACGGAGGTGCTTCCCGCCCTCGGCCTGCTGCTGCACAACGTGCGCGTGGCTCCGGCGGAGGGACCCGCACTCGTCGACACCCCCGGTGCCGACGTCATTCTCATCGACGGCCGCCGTGACCTCCCGCAGGTCCGCAGCCTCTGTCAGCTGCTGCGCTCCACCGGGCCCGGCTGTCCACTCGTGCTCGTCGTGACGGAGGGCGGTCTCGCGGCCGTCACCGCCGACTGGGGCATCGACGACGTGCTGCTCGACACGGCGGGTCCGGCGGAGGTCGAGGCACGGCTGCGGCTGGCCATGGGCCGCCAGCAGATCGTCAACGACGACTCCCCCATGGAGATCCGCAACGGCGACCTCTCCGTGGACGAGGCCACCTACAGCGCCAAGCTCAAGGGCCGGGTCCTCGACCTGACCTTCAAGGAGTTCGAGCTCCTCAAGTACCTCGCCCAGCACCCGGGCCGCGTCTTCACCCGCGCCCAACTGCTGCAGGAGGTCTGGGGCTACGACTACTTCGGGGGCACGCGGACCGTCGACGTGCACGTACGGCGCCTTCGCGCGAAGCTCGGCCCCGAGCACGAGTCGCTGATCGGTACCGTCCGGAACGTCGGCTATCGATTCGTCACACCCGAGAAGGTGGAGCGGGCGGCTGGGGGCACCTCCCGGTCGAGCGAAGCCGAGAGTGGGGGAGAGGCGAAGGCCAAGGCCGTTCGGCCAAAGCCGGAGGATGCGGACGAGACGGCGCACCTCGACGCGGCCGGTGCCGCGAAGGCCTCGGCGCCGGCCCCGGCGAAGGCCCAGGAAGAAGCCGTACGGCCTGCCCAGCGGTAGGTCCATCCGCGTAGACTCCGCGCGTGGCCAAGGTGACTCGGGATGACGTGGCACGACTGGCGGGTACCTCCACCGCCGTCGTCAGCTATGTCATCAACAACGGACCCCGGCCGGTTGCCCCGGCCACGC
This sequence is a window from Streptomyces ortus. Protein-coding genes within it:
- a CDS encoding response regulator transcription factor, with protein sequence MSSLLLLTNALQPSTEVLPALGLLLHNVRVAPAEGPALVDTPGADVILIDGRRDLPQVRSLCQLLRSTGPGCPLVLVVTEGGLAAVTADWGIDDVLLDTAGPAEVEARLRLAMGRQQIVNDDSPMEIRNGDLSVDEATYSAKLKGRVLDLTFKEFELLKYLAQHPGRVFTRAQLLQEVWGYDYFGGTRTVDVHVRRLRAKLGPEHESLIGTVRNVGYRFVTPEKVERAAGGTSRSSEAESGGEAKAKAVRPKPEDADETAHLDAAGAAKASAPAPAKAQEEAVRPAQR
- a CDS encoding alpha/beta hydrolase family protein, coding for MSQGPAGHVTRSFIRPEPETAGGCTESAAERSSRGVLRKFLRTADGVTIDAAYEPGTNTSDTSGPSDASGGLDAAERGTGLVIVVAHGFTGDLDRPHVRRAATAFAQYAAVVTFSFRGHGASGGRSTVGDREVLDLAAAVEWARELGHTRVATVGFSMGGSVVLRHAALHPKSEREHEGRTGAHSDAVVSVSAPARWYYRGTAPMRRLHWLVTRPMGRAVGRYGLRTRIYHREWDPVPSSPVESVPLIAPTPLLIVHGDRDGYFPLDHPRMLAAASGGHADLWLERGMGHAENAADDRLLSRVAEWAAAHAG
- a CDS encoding LmeA family phospholipid-binding protein, which codes for MRALRILLIVTIVLGGLFVIADRVAVGFAEDEAADRLKANENLSTTPDVSIKGFPFLTQVAGGELDEVQVGIKDYEADTSGAANGTDADVPAKIRIDNLTAQMRGVAFSGDYSSAKAATATGTATISYAELLKAAKAEPVDVATGVTAQVVGLSDGGNGKIKVEVEATVLGTKLPRPVSVLSSVSVKGDNVMVNADSLPNLGVQLAEDKVRLITDFQQKIDGLPGGIKLDKVEAAAKGVDIKVKGSDVSLVG
- a CDS encoding MoaD/ThiS family protein — encoded protein: MAQGTVRYWAAAKAAAGVAEEPYEAETLAQALDAARARHSGELARVLLRCSFLIDGDPVGTRGHETVRLAEGGTVEVLPPFAGG